In the Desulfobacterales bacterium genome, GTTGCAGCAGGCATAAGGCTTCGGCCGGGCTTCGTCCGCTCAGGGTTTCAGGACCTTTTCAAAATACGGACGATTTTGGGGCGGTATTCATCTTTTTGGGCCAGACGGTTTCCACTCAACCGTATCAGTCCAAAAGCGAGCAGGAAAAATAAAAAAGCGCAGATCACCGACAGGGCTGTAACATCAACATTCAGAAACGGTGCGGCGGTTTGCCCCAGCAGCGCGCCGGCAAACATGGCCAGAATCGGAAAAATATAGAGCAGAAATGAGAGTTTAAACAAGGATGCGGATTCAAACCT is a window encoding:
- a CDS encoding SoxR reducing system RseC family protein, yielding MATEEGIVCKVDATTAWITTTRSSACENCASKGSCSTLESGREMEVQAVNTGGAQAGDRVVIRFESASLFKLSFLLYIFPILAMFAGALLGQTAAPFLNVDVTALSVICAFLFFLLAFGLIRLSGNRLAQKDEYRPKIVRILKRS